The genomic region ACCGCCCCGGCCGGCGAGGTCCGGGTCGCCGGCATCGACACGGTCGCCCTCGGCGCCACCTTCGGGCCGCTGCGCCCGCTGCTCGACGCCGGCGTGGTCGATCCGCCGGCGACCACCGAAGCCGAGGTGGCCGCGCTGCTCGACGCCGCCGAGCGGCATGCCCGGGAGGCCCAGCACGGGGCTCCCGGCGACACGCCGCTGCTGCTGGTGGTCGCCGCGGCCGCTCCGCCGCCGCGGGAGCTGGCCCGGCTCGCCGCGCTCACCCACGCCGGCCCGGCCGCCGCGGTCTGCGTCCTGGTCGCCGGCCACCCGTCCCGGCGGCCCGGCGACGCCCCGCCGCCGCTGGGCGCCACCACCGCCGTGCGGCTGACCGAGCGGTACGCGTACGTCGGCGACCCGCCCGGCGTCCCGTTCAGCGACGACGGCAGCGGGCTCGCCGCCCCGGTGTTGCTCGACGGCGATCCGCCGGCCGCCTCGGTCCGGGCCCTCGCCGAGCACCTCGGCGCGGCCGTGCGGCACGGTGACGCGGTGGGCTTCGCCGAGCTGCTGCCCGAGCGGCGGTGGGCCGAGTCGGCGGGCAACGGCCTGCGCACCGTGGTCGGCCGGGCCGGCCGCGCGCCGGTGACGGTCGCCTTCGACGACGCCACGCCACACTGGCTGGTCGGCGGGCGCACCGGCGCCGGCAAGACCGTATTCCTGCTCGACGTGCTCTACGGGTTGGCCGCCCGCTACTCCCCGGCCGAGCTCCAGCTCTACCTGCTCGACTTCAAGGAGGGGGTCAGCTTCACCGAGTTCGTGCCGACCGGCCGCGACCCGTCGTGGCTGCCGCACGCCCGGGCGGTCGGCATCGAGTCCGACCGCGAGTACGGCGTCGCGGTCCTCCGCGAGCTGCGCCGCGAGTTGCACCGGCGCGCCACCCTGCTCAAGCGGCACGGCGTCACCAAGCTCGCCGACCTGCCCCGGGACACCCCGGTGCCGCGCGTCGTCGCGGTGATCGACGAGTTCCACGTGCTGCTCGCCGGCAACGACGCGCCGGCCCGCGAGTCGGTCGACCTGCTGGAGGAGCTGGCCCGCAAGGGCCGCTCGTACGGCGTACACCTGGTGCTGGCCAGCCAGAGCATGACGGGCATCGAGGCCCTCTACGGCCGCGCCGAGGCGGTCTTCGGGCAGTTCGCCCTGCGGGTCGCGTTGCCCGGTGGCGGTGGGGTGCTCGGCCAGCGGGGCGACGTGGCCGCGGCGCTGCCGGTCGGCTCGGCCGTGGTCAACACCGCCGCCGGCGCGGCGGGCGCCGACACCGTCGTCCGCTTCCCCGACGCGCACGCCGCCGCCGATGAGCTCGGTCGCCTGCGGCACCGGCTGTGGCAGGCCCGCCCGGCGGGCGCGCGCCCGCCCGCGGTCTTCAAGGGGTACGAGACGGCGCGGCTCGAGGACGATCCCACCTTCACCGGACTGCGCCCCGGCGGCCGGCGGCCACTGGCGCTGGTCGGCCGGACGGTCGACGTGCACGGCAGCACCGCCCTGTTCATCATGGACACCACGCCCGGCCGGCACCTGGCCGTGGTGGGAACCTCGCCGGCCGGCGCGGACGTGCTCCGCGCCGCGACGCTGAGCCTGGCCCGGCAGCACGCCCCCGGGGAGTGCCGGTTCCTGCTCGCCCCGCTGGTCGCCGCCGCCGACGTGGTGGCCGACGAGACGGTGGAGGCGCTCACCGCCGCCGGTCACGTCGTCGAACGGCTGGACGCGACAGGCCTGCGCGGTCGGGTCGCCGAGCTGGCCGACCGGGTCGGCCAGGGCGCCACCGGGCCGGCGCCGGCCGGCCGCACGTTCCTCGTCGGGTTCGGAATGGACGCCGCGTCGGCCGTGCTCGGCACGCCCGACCCGCAGACCTTCCGCTCCGGCCTGGACGACCTGCGTGCCCTGCTCCGGCAGGGGCCCGGCCACGGGGTGCATCTGCTCGGCTGGTGGCGCGGGCTGCGCCGGCTCGCCGACGACCTCGGCGGCACGCAGAACCGCGACGACATCGCCTGCCTGGTCGCGCTGAACGTGCCCGGCGGCGAGCTGGGGTTGCACCTCGGCGTGCACGACCTCGCCTACACGCCCCGGCCGGACCGGGCGCTGCTGGTGGACCGCCACGACCAGCGCACCCGGCTGATCGTGCCCTTCGCCCGGGACGCCCACGAGCTGGCCGGGGAGGGCTGAGGCGTGACCTTCGAGGAGTACGCGGCGCTGGCCCGCCAGCTCGCCGAGCACCGCCGGGTCGGCGAGCGGGACGCCGCGGCGGAGACCGAGCGCCGGCGCAACCTGCACGCGGGCGCCGACTACCTGCACCAGCGGCTCACCGCCCAGTGGCAGCGCCTCGACCAGCTCGGTCGGGCGATCGGTGTGCCGCCACCACCCCCGGGACCGGCCGCCGGCCCGCCCTCGACCGTGGCGCCCGGGTCGCCGGCCCCGCCTCCTGGTCCGACCTCCGCCGCCGGCCTCTCGCCGTCGGCCGGCGGGTCGTCGACGGTGGCCGGACCGGGGACGGTGGATGCCGGCGGCGCAGCCGCCGTGCCGGGGCGGCCGGGAGTCGGGGCGTACTCCGAGCTGCCGGTGGGGGCGGCGCGGCTGGCGCTGCCGACGGCGGCGAGCCCGGCGGGCCCCACGGTGCCGGCGCCGCGCGCGGCGGCGGTCGATCCGGCGGTGGAGCTGGAGCGGGCCCGGCGACTGGCCGACGAGGCGGACCGGCACGGGCAGCAGGCCGAGGTGTTGGCCCAGCGGCCGGTGCTGCTGCCCACCTGGTCGCCGCTGGCCCGCGCGGTCGCCGTCTACGCCGGCTGCGGGGCGGCCGCCGGCGTGCTCATGCTGGCCCTGGTGCTCGCCTCCGGGGTCGGTCTGGTCGACGGATTCACCCTCGGCGCGTGGATCTGCGCCGGGCTTCCCGCGCTGGCGTTCTTCGCCGGCTACCTGGTGCTCGGCCGGTGGGGGCGGCCCGCCATGGTCGCCGGCGCCCCGCCGCGCTACCTGCCGCTCGGATTCCTGATCTGCTTCCTGCTGGTCCCGGTCGCCTACTGCGGCTACCTGCTGATCTTCCGTGCGCTGCGCTGATCGCGCACAACCTCAGGGGTTTGCTGCCTCCGGCCGCCGGAAGGCGGCGACATCCCTCAAGTTGTGCGGATCTTCAGCTGGTAGGACGGAACGCCGGACGCCCCGGGCCGCGATGCGGGTCCGGGGCGTCCGGTGGCCGGTCAGGCGAGAACGCTGGTCAGTTCGACGGAACCGGGACCAGGTCGTCCGCGGTCGCGGTGACCGTTGCGGGCGTCGTGTTCCGGCGCCGTGCCCGGCGGCCGGAGGGGACCGCGAGGGCCGCCACCGCTGCGGCGATGGAGATCGCGGTGAGCAGCAGGAAGCCCATGGTGAAGCCGGCCTCGCGGGGCAGCCCGCTCGCCTGCGGGTGGGCGGTGATCACCCCACTGACCACCGCGGCGCCGATCGCGCCGCCGATGGTGCGGATGTTGGCGTTCATGCCGGTCGCCACGCCGGTCTGGGAGGGCGGCACGTTCGCCACGATCAGGTTGGCCATCGACGCGAAGGCCAGCCCGATGCCGAGGCCGACCAGACCACCGGCGATGGCGATCTCCAGACGGGTGTCGTGGGCGACGGTGAGCATCGCCGCGGCGAGCACGTTGAACACCGCGCCGGTGGCGAGCTGCGCCTTGGCGCTGAACCGGGACTCCAGCCGGCCGGCGACGAGGCCGGCGACGAACATGGCCACCAGCATGGGCAGCATCAGCAGACCGGCCTGGCTGATGCTCGCGCCGAAGCCGTAGCCGGCGGCGGTCGGCGTCTGCACGAACTGCGGCAGGAAGGCGTACACCGAGAACATCGACGCGCCGTAGAGCAGGGCGACCAGGTTGGTCGTCCAGACGCCGGGCAGGCGCATCATCCGCATGTCGATGAGCGGGTTCGCGGAGCGGATCTCCGCGACCAGCCAGCCGATCAGCAGCACCACCGCGAGAGCCAGCAGTCCGAGCACCCGGCCGGAGGTCCAGCCCCAGGCCGCACCCTTGCTGATCGGCAGCAGCAGCGCGACCAGCCAGCCGGAGAGCAGCAGGGTGGCCAGCCAGTTGATCCGGCCGGGCGTACGCACCGGCGACTCGGGCACGAACAGGTGCGCCGCGAGGGCGGTCAGCCCGACGACGGCCATCGGGATCCAGAACAGCCAGCGGTAGCCGAGGACGGTGACGATCGGGCCGGCGAGCACG from Micromonospora sp. WMMD812 harbors:
- a CDS encoding FtsK/SpoIIIE domain-containing protein, which produces MGRLASAYRQAVAAHRAARAHLDAARDALGAAPAPAAPLGADELVARLAEVGDALATPTPGVTPAAAAAVPVRIGEASTSEGGFPVLVPLGGGHHLAVDTDARDPRVAGLLRALVLRLTATAPAGEVRVAGIDTVALGATFGPLRPLLDAGVVDPPATTEAEVAALLDAAERHAREAQHGAPGDTPLLLVVAAAAPPPRELARLAALTHAGPAAAVCVLVAGHPSRRPGDAPPPLGATTAVRLTERYAYVGDPPGVPFSDDGSGLAAPVLLDGDPPAASVRALAEHLGAAVRHGDAVGFAELLPERRWAESAGNGLRTVVGRAGRAPVTVAFDDATPHWLVGGRTGAGKTVFLLDVLYGLAARYSPAELQLYLLDFKEGVSFTEFVPTGRDPSWLPHARAVGIESDREYGVAVLRELRRELHRRATLLKRHGVTKLADLPRDTPVPRVVAVIDEFHVLLAGNDAPARESVDLLEELARKGRSYGVHLVLASQSMTGIEALYGRAEAVFGQFALRVALPGGGGVLGQRGDVAAALPVGSAVVNTAAGAAGADTVVRFPDAHAAADELGRLRHRLWQARPAGARPPAVFKGYETARLEDDPTFTGLRPGGRRPLALVGRTVDVHGSTALFIMDTTPGRHLAVVGTSPAGADVLRAATLSLARQHAPGECRFLLAPLVAAADVVADETVEALTAAGHVVERLDATGLRGRVAELADRVGQGATGPAPAGRTFLVGFGMDAASAVLGTPDPQTFRSGLDDLRALLRQGPGHGVHLLGWWRGLRRLADDLGGTQNRDDIACLVALNVPGGELGLHLGVHDLAYTPRPDRALLVDRHDQRTRLIVPFARDAHELAGEG
- a CDS encoding MFS transporter; this translates as MTETTRRGSRRLTFLVLAAGAGFFAMLQSLITPVLPTIQHDLHTSQNTVTWVLTAYLLSASIFTPILGRVGDMVGKERMLVVSLAALALGCLLAAIAPNIGVLIIARVIQGIGGAVFPLSFGIIRDEFPVARVSSAVAAISAIVAAGGGLGVVLAGPIVTVLGYRWLFWIPMAVVGLTALAAHLFVPESPVRTPGRINWLATLLLSGWLVALLLPISKGAAWGWTSGRVLGLLALAVVLLIGWLVAEIRSANPLIDMRMMRLPGVWTTNLVALLYGASMFSVYAFLPQFVQTPTAAGYGFGASISQAGLLMLPMLVAMFVAGLVAGRLESRFSAKAQLATGAVFNVLAAAMLTVAHDTRLEIAIAGGLVGLGIGLAFASMANLIVANVPPSQTGVATGMNANIRTIGGAIGAAVVSGVITAHPQASGLPREAGFTMGFLLLTAISIAAAVAALAVPSGRRARRRNTTPATVTATADDLVPVPSN